Sequence from the Herbaspirillum sp. meg3 genome:
TCTCGCCTATTTTTGAGGCAGCTTTTGAAAGGGCAGCGGCAAGAAAAAATTGCTCATTGGTAATTTCTCTCCGATCCGGTCGGCTGCCGAATCGTCTGGAATTGGTGCAAGCCGCACCGCCACAGCGCGCCAGCGCGTTTCTTTGGTGAACAGGTGTCTGAAATATGAGACAGAAATGCGAGGGAAACCATGATTTTGGCGTGGCACGCATTATGCAATAAGTGAAAAACAGTTCTTATATAAACCATCAAACCATATATGAAACAAAAAGAGCTATCTTTTTGCCGAATATCTGCTATATTTGATTCGTATATCTCACATTTGGTTTGTAGTTTTATATATGAGACAACTGATGTTTGTGCCGCACCCGCCACCTACCGGTCGCCGGCTTCAGCAAACGTCATGTAATTAGGCGCGAGGGCGCTAAAGCAACAAGTAATAAGTAACCAACCAAGAGGCATCATGATCGAAATCGAATTTCGCAATGTCGGCAAAAGCTTCGTCGACCGCCAGACTTCCCAGGCCCGCGCCGCGGTCACCAACGTCAACTTGTCGATTCGCAGCGGCGAAGTGGTTTCCATCATCGGCCCTTCCGGTTGCGGCAAGAGCACGCTGCTGAACATGGGGGCGGGTTTGTACCTGCCGACCTCCGGTGAAGTCATTGTCGGCGGCCAGCGCGTCACCAAGCCGGTTCGCAATGTCGCTTTCATGCTGCAAAAAGACTTGCTCATGCCATGGCGCAACATCCGCGCCAACGTCTCTCTCGGTCTGGAAATCGACGGCGTCAGCGCCGCCGAACGCAAGCGCGTGGCCGATGAGTTGCTGGCCAAGTGCCACCTCAAGGGCTTTGAAGAACACTATCCCTACCAGCTGTCCGGCGGCATGCGCCAACGCGCTGCGCTGGCCCGCACGCTGGCGGTGGATCCGCAAGTGCTGCTGATGGACGAGCCGTTCTCAGCATTGGATGCGCAGACCAAGATGGTCTTGCAGCAGGATCTGGCCAAGATGCTCTACGAAAAGAAAAAGACCGCACTCTTCATTACCCACGATCTGGTCGAAGCGATCGCCCTGTCTGACCGCCTGCTGGTCATGAGCGAACGTCCCGGCACCATCATCGAAGAGATCGAAGTCAACCTGCCTTTCCGCGACAACCCGCTGGAGCGCCGCAAGCTGCCGGAAATCGGCCCGCTGCAAGGTCGTCTGATGGAGTTGCTCAAAGTCGGCAAAGAGACAGCAGAGCTGCACTGATTCAGTAGACACACTCGACACATCCCAACATTCAACCTGATCACCACCGAACAATAGGAGTGAAGCAAGCATGAAAAAATTTCTCGCCTCTTTCTGTAGCAAACTGGTCCTGAGCGCCGCCGTTGCAACGACACTGGCCACCACCGCGCTGGTGCCGGGAATTGCCCACGCCGCGCCGGAAGAAGTGACCTACCTGCTGCCGGCGCCGCCGAACTCCCCAGCCTTCGCACCGTGGGTGCTGGCGCAGCACAAGGGTTATTACGCTGACGAAAACCTCAAGATCAACTTCATCGTCGCCAAGGGTGGCGTCGACGTCGCCAAGCAAATCGGTGCAGGCAATGCCGTCATCGGCGGCGCGATCGGCGACACACCGATCGTGGTGCGCGCCAACGGTATCCCGGTCAAGGCTATCGCGGTGTTGGGTGCAGGTTCGATCACCATGGTCGCCGCCAACGCCAACGAAAACATCAAGTCGCTGAAAGACCTCAAGGGCAAGACCGTCACCGTGATGTCGTACACCGACACTACTTACTACGCTTTCCTCGGTTCGCTGCGTACCGCCGGCCTGTCCAAGACTGACGTGCAGATCCAGGCTGCAGGTCCTGCAGGCGTGTGGCAGGTCTTCACGGCGGGGAAAGCTTCGGCATTTGCCGGCGTGCCTGACTGGGTCGTCAACTCGACCGATGCCGGCGCCAAGGTTGAACTGCTCGACAACGGTGGTTTCAAGAGCATGGCGCAAGCGATCCTGGCTTCTGACGACACCATCAAGAACAAGCCTGAATTGCTCAAGCGCCTGGTGCGCGCCACCCTGCGCGGCATGCAAGACATCATGAAAGATCCGAAAGCCGCCGCCAATGACTACGTTGCCGCGCTGCCCGCCTACAAGGGCAAGGAAGCCAGCATCGAAGCAACCTTTGAGATGTATCGCAAATACGTCTATGCCGGTCAGAAGACCCTGGGTCAGATCGACGCCGCACGCATGGACAGCGTACAAAAGTTTTATGTCAGCGAAGGCATCGTGACCAAGGCCACACCGGTCAACGAACTCTTCACCAATCAATTCGTTGGAACAGCAAGATAAATGGATACCTCTACGACTGCGACTGCAAACCACATGAGCACGCCTGACAACATACCGCCAGCTATCAAAGTAAAGCGCCCGCTGCTCAGCGAGCGTACTCGTACCGTGTGCGGCAGCCTGGTGGTACTGGTCATCTTCCTCGCGGCATGGCAATGGGGCCCGGGCTGGCTCGGCATGCCGGAATACATCCTGCCGAACCTGTCGCACGTGCTCAAGGAATCGGTGGTCATGTGGAACAACAATGACCTGCTGACCCACTTCGGCATCACCGCCATGGAAGTGGTGTTCGGCTTCCTGTTCGGCGCCTTGCTGGGTCTCGCGGTCGGCGTTGCACTGGGTTTGTCGCCACGCGCCGAAGCCATGCTGTCGCCGTACATCCTGGCCTTGCAGATTGCACCGAAGGTCGCGTTTGCACCCTTGTTCGTGATGTGGCTGGGCTACACCATTTATCCCAAGATCATCGTCGCCGTGCTGATCGTGTTCTTCCCGATCATGATCAATGTGCTGTCGGCCATCCGTACCGTCGACCCCGACATGGTCAACCTGGTGCGCACGCTCAACGCCGGCCGCTGGCAGATCTTCCATCTGGTGGAGTTCCGCTCGGCGCTGCCGGCGCTTTTCTCCGGTCTGCGCATCGCATCGACCTTGTCCGTCATCGGCGTGACCGTCGGCGAACTGGTCGGCGGCAATCAAGGTCTCGGCTACCTGCTGGTGGACGGCGAAGGTCAGGGCAATACCGCTGCCGTGTTCGTCGCCATCTGCGCGCTGACCCTGATCGGTATCGTGACGTACGGTGTGGTGGTCTGGGCTGAACGCCGCGTACTGCACTACCTGCCCAAAGTGCACACCAGCACGGTCTGATGGAACAACAAGACATGACCCCTTCACCGCAACTATCTCATCAACTACTGGCCGGCCGCCGCATCCTGATCACCGGTGCGGCACGCGGGCTGGGTCTGGCCTTCGCCACTGCGGTGGCGGAAGCCGGCGCCAGCGTGGCCATGGCCGACATCCTGCAAGACACTTTGCAAGGCGCGGTCGCCGACCTGCAAAAGCGCGGTCTGAAAGTCGCCGGCTTCATCGTCGATCTGGCCGACCCGCTGTCCATCGACGCCTGCGCCAACGAATCGGTGCAATGGCTCGGCGGTCTCGACGGTCTGGTCAACAACGCAGCGATCACCAACTCGGGCGGCAAGACCACCGAGCAACTGTCGATCGAGATGTGGGACAAGGTCATGGACGTCAATGTGCGCGGCACCTGGCTCATGACCAACGCCTGCCTGCCGGCCTTGCGCCAGTCCGGTCGCGGCAGTGTCGTCAACTTGTCGTCTGACACGCCGCTGTGGGGCGCCACCAACCTGCTGGCCTATGTCGCCAGCAAGAGCGCGGTGATCGGCATGACGCGTTCGCTGGCGCGCGAACTGGGCGGCGACAACATCACCGTCAACGCCGTCGCACCCGGCCTGACGCTGGTCGAAGCCACTGAATACGTACCGAAAGAACGCCACCAGACCTACCACGACCGCCGCGCCATCCAGCGCGACCAGTTGCCGGAAGACGTCTGCGGCGCCGTGGTGTTTGCCTTGTCCGATTTGTCCCGGTTCTATACAGGACAAGTCATGGCCGTCAACGGCGGCTTCGTGATGAACTGAATCAAAACCGATTACAACCGATTACGTTTCCTGACCTACCAAGGAGAAAAGAATGACCGACATGTCCGAACAAAACAACGTCAAGCGCAGCTGGGATCAACCTGAAGGCAGCAGCTTCGGTGACTGGATGGAATCGCGCGTGGCACGCCTGTCGACCCGCAAGTACGACTGGGATGCACTGAAGTTTCAGGCCGACTACGATCCGAAATACCGCCGCGCGCAAATGCGCTACATCGGCACCGGCGGCACCGGCGTTGCAGTCGACACCAACGTGATTCCTTCGGAACATTTCACCTTCTCGACCATGATCATTCCGGCCGGTCACGAAGGTCCTCCGCATCTGCACATCGACGTCGAAGAAGTGTTCTTCGTGCTGCGCGGCAAGCTCAAGCTGGTGCTGGAAAAAGACGGCGAACGTTTCGAAACCATCCTCACCGACCGCGACGTTGTCTCGATTCCGCCGGGCGTGTACCGCGAAGAAATCAACGTCGGCGATGAAGATGCGCTGATGTGCGTGATGCTGGGCGCGAAGAAGCCGCTCACGCCGACCTATCCGCCGGAACATCCGCTGGCTTCGATCAAGCGCGGTTAAGCAAGCCAAGCAAGCACAAAGAGACCAGCCATGACTCCGCACGCACCCGCCTCCGTCACTTGCGCCGAAACGCTCAGGGACTCGCTGAGCCTGCTCGAAGGGCGCTTTTCCGAAAGTACCGTCGATATCGGCAACGGCAAGATTGTGTCCTACCGCTCCTGCGGACGCGGCCCGGTCATCGTGCTGTTGCACGGCATCAGTTCGGGCGCGGCGTCGTGGTTGCAATGCGCGTTGCGTCTGGAGCAGGACGCTCAGGTGATCGCCTGGAATGCGCCTGGCTACGGTCGCTCGACGTCGCTGCCGCAAATGCAGCCGACGGCCGCCGATTATGCCGAGCGTCTGGAGCAGTTCCTGGAAGCGCTGGGCATCACCAACTGCGTGCTGGTTGGTCATTCGCTCGGCGCCATGATGGCATCGGCCTATGTCGGCAAGGGTTACAAGCGTGCGTCGCGCCTGCTGCTGATCAGTCCGGCGCAAGGCTACGGCAGCGAGGCCAAGCGCGAACGCGGCCTGAAGATTGCGCAAGAACGTCTCGATGTCCTGCGTACCATCGGCGTCGAAGGCATGGCTGAGCGCAGCCCGGCGCGCATGCTGTCGGCGCAGGCAGGCGATGCGGAACGCGCCTGGGTGCGCTGGAATATCCAATGGCTCAACCCGGCCGGTTACACGCAGGCGGTGCACATGCTGTGCGGCGACCATCTGCGTGCTTATGCGCCGCGCGACAGCCTGGGCGACGTGCCGGCAACGGTCTACTGCGGCGCTGAAGACGTGGTCACCACGCCTGACCACAGCCGCGAACTGGCCTGGAATTTGAATTTGCCGTTCCATTTGATCGACAATGCGGGCCACGCCTGCTACATCGAGCAACCGGGAGCGGTAGCAGCAGCCATACGTCACCAACTCAGTGGTCACCTTTATAAACTTTCCTAAAACAAAAATCATGAACAAACCTGTGCTGCCAGAAGACGAATCGCAAGAGAAGTACCTCGTACCAGGCCTGGAACGCGGCCTGCGCCTGCTGTGTGAATTCAGCCGTCAGGACAAGACCCTGTCGGCGCCGGAACTGGCGCGCCGTCTCGACGTGCCGCGCTCCACCGTGTTCCGCCTGCTGACCACGCTCGAACGCATGGGCTTTGTCGAACGCAACGACGGCGGCCGCGACTACCGCCTCGGCATGGCCGTGCTGCGTCTCGGCTTTGAATACCTGGCCTCGCTGGAACTGACTGAAATCGGCCGTCCGTTGCTGGATCGCCTGCGCGATGAAATCGGCTACTCCTGCAACCTGGTCGTGCGCGATGGCCGCTCGATTGTTTATGTCGCCAAATCGGTTACGCAAACCGCCTTCGCCAGCCACGTCAACGTCGGTACCCGTCTGCCTGCACACGCTACCGTGCTCGGCCGCGTTCTGCTGGAAGACCTGACCCTGGCCGAACTGCGCGACCTGTATCCGGAAGAACACCTGGAAGTTTTCTCCAGCAATACACCGAAGACCGTGGTCGAGCTGTTCGACATGGTGCAAAACGACAAGATGCGTGGTTATGTGCTGCAAGAAGGCTTCTTCGAAACCAGCATCTCCACCATCGCCGCACCGGTGCGCGATCACTCGGGCAAGGTGGTGGCCGCCATGGGCGCGACGATTCCATCGCCGCACATCGACACCGACCAGCTCGACCAGATCGTGCTCAAGGTACGCGACACCGCCGGCGAACTGTCGCGTCTGCTTGACCATGCGCCTGAGAAATCCGGCAAGGTCGTCAACATGTGGCGGGAGTAACAGAAATGAGCATGATTGAACTCGAAGGCAAAGTCGCCGTCGTGACAGGCGGCTCTTCGGGCATCGGCCTGGCGACTGTCGAGCTGTTGCTCGAAGCCGGCGCAGCGGTCGCTTTCTGCGGCCGCAACCAGGAACGTCTGCAACAGGTGGAAGCGCAACTGCGCGCGCGCTTCCCTGCCGCAAAATTGTTTTCGTCGGTCTGCGACGTGCTGTCGCAAGAGCAGGTGCAAGCCTTTGCCGCCGCCGTGGAAGTGAAGCTCGGCGCGGTCTCGATGCTGGTCAACAATGCCGGTCAGGGTCGCGTGTCGACCTTCGCTGATACGGAAGATGCAGCCTGGACTGAAGAGCTGCGCCTCAAATTTTTCTCGGTGATTTATCCGACCCGTGCCTTCCAGCCGCAACTGCAACGCATGAGCGCTGCGCACGGCGAAGCCGCCGTGGTCTGCGTCAACTCGCTGCTGGCGATCCAGCCGGAGCCGCACATGGTGGCGACTTCCGCCGCCCGCGCCGGCATCCACAACCTGGTGCGCTCGCTGGCCACGGAATTCAGCACACAAAAAATTCGCGTCAACGGCATCCTCATCGGTCTGGTGGAATCCGGCCAATGGCGCCGTCGCTTCGAAGCCCGCACCGGTGCGGATCGCGACCTGTCCTGGGAACAATGGACCCAGGCGCTGGCGCAAAAAAAGAATATTCAACTCGGCCGTCTAGGTCATCCACAGGAAGCCGCCCGCGCGATCATTTTTCTCGCAACGCCGCTTTCTTCGTACACAACAGGCAGCCACATCGATGTTTCAGGAGGACTTTCCCGCCATGCCTAAGCAAAATCAACCCGTAGAACAAGTCACCGTCGGCTGCGCCATCGCCGCCTTTCTCGAACAATGCGACGTCAAGGCCGCATTCGGTGTGATCTCGATCCACAACATGCCTATCCTTGATGCCTTTGGCGAACGCGGCAAGATCCGTTTCATCCCGGCACGCGGCGAAGCCGGCGGCGCCAACATGGCTGACTCGTATGCACGCACCACCGGCGGCCTCGGCGTTTGCCTGACCTCCACCGGCACCGCCGCCGGCAACGCCGCCGGCGCCATGGTCGAAGCACTGACCGCCGGCACGCCGCTGCTGCACCTGACCGGCCAGATCGAAACGCCTTACCTCGATCAAAGCCTGGCCTACATCCACGAAGCGCCGGATCAATTGTCGATGCTCAAAGCGATCTCCAAGGCCGCCTTCCGCATTCGCAGCACAGAGACCGCCATCAGCACCATCAAGCTGGCCGTGCAGACTGCGCTGACGCCACCGATGGGGCCGGTCAGCGTCGAGATTCCCATCGACATCCAGGCTGCACTGATTCCGATGCCGTCCGATCTGCGTCCGTTGCCGATCGCCGTGCAAGCGCCTTCCGAACTCGCACTCGATGAACTGGCCGAGCGTCTGCTCAAAGCCAAGCGTCCGCTGCTGTGGCTGGGTGGTGGTGCGCGCAAGGCAAGCAAGCAGGTGCAACGTCTGCTGAATCTCGGCTTTGGCGTGGTCACCAGCACGCAAGGCCGCGGCATCGTGGCGGAAGACGACGCACGTTCGCTGGGCGCCTTCAACCTGCACAAGCCGGTGGAGAATTTTTACCAAACCTGCGACGCTGTCGTCGTGATCGGCTCGCGCCTGCGCGGCAATGAAACGCTGAAGTACGAATTGAAACTGCCGCGTCCGCTGTACCGCATCGATGCCGATCCATCGGCGGAAGGCCGTTGCTATAACAGCGACCACTTCGTCTGCGGCGACGCTGCGCTGGCACTGGAAGGGTTGGCCGATCGTCTCGAAAAACGCAAGAGCGCCATACAGATCGATCCGGCCTTCATGGGCGATTTGCAAAAGGCACGCGACACCGCCGTTGCCGGTCTGATCGACGGTCTGGGCCCGTACAGCGCGCTGGTGGAGCAAGTACAAAAAGCCGCCGGCCGCAAGTTCAACTGGGTGCGCGACGTCACCGTCTCGAACAGCACCTGGGGCAATCGCTACCTGCGTATTTTTGATCCGCTGGCCGGCGTGCACGCACTCGGCGGCGGCATCGGCCAGGGCCTGGCGATGGGCATCGGCGCCGCCATCGGCGCGGCGGTCACTCAATCGGGCAAGAAGACCTTCACGCTGGCCGGCGACGGCGGCTTCATCCTCAATTTGGGTGAGTTGGCGACTGCCGTGCAAGAGAAGGCCGACATGGTCATCGTGCTGATGAATGACAAGGGTTACGGCGTCATCAAGAACATTCAGGACGTGCAATACGGCGGCCGTCGCCACTACGTCGACCTGCATACGCCGGATTACGCACAACTGTCGCAGGCACTGAGCCTGCGCCACGCGCGCGTCAGCAACCTGGCCGATGTCGAAGGCGCACTGAAGAACGCCTTGTCCGAGTCCGGCCCGTTCCTGTTGGAAATCGACATGCTGACCATCGGTAGCTTCAAGACCGCTTTCGCCGGTCCGCCGGTGACGGAAAAAGCAGCCGCTGAAGCCGCTGCAGCTTCCATCGCGACGACCAAAACTGCCGCAGCTGCAGCCGCCTGAAGAGACTAAGGAGAAACCCATGTTGCATGTTTCGATGATCGGTTGCGGCGCCATCGGCGTCGGCGTGATGGAGCTGCTGAAAAGCGATCCGGAAGTCGCCTTCGATGTCGTCATCGTTCCGGAAGCGAACATGGCGAACGCCCGTACCGTGGTGTCGTCGCTGGCCCCCAAGGCACGCGTCGAGACCCGTCTCGGCGATGACCGTCCCGATCTGCTGATCGAATGCGCCGGCCATCAGGCGATCGAAGAGCACATCATCCCGGCGCTGCTGCGCGGCATCCCTTGCATGGTGGTGTCCATCGGCGCGCTCTCGGAACCCGGCCTGGTCGAAAAGCTGGAAGCCGCAGCACGCGAAGGCAAGACCCAGGTGCAGCTGCTGTCGGGCGCCATCGGTGCGATCGATGCCTTGTCGGCAGCACGCGTCGGCGGTCTGGACTCGGTGGTCTACACCGGCCGCAAGCCGCCCAACGCGTGGAAAGACACACCGGCCGACGGTCCTTTTGATCTTGCCAACCTGACTGTTGCGACGGTGATCTTTGAAGGCACTGCACGCGAAGCGGCGCGCCTGTATCCGAAGAATGCCAACGTCGCTGCGACGCTGTCGCTGGCCGGTCTCGGCCTCGATCACACGCAAGTGCGTCTGTACGCCGACCCGGGTGTAACGGAAAACGTGCATCACGTCGAAGCCAAGGGTGAGTTCGGCGGCTTCGAGCTGACCATGCGCGGAAAGCCATTGGCAGCCAATCCGAAGACCTCGGCGCTGACCGTATTCAGTGTGGTGCGTGCGCTCGGTAATCGTGCACATGCGCTGTCCATTTAAGTGATGTGAATAACAAATCATGACCGAACTGAATCTCAACGAGACATTGCCCATCTGCGTCGCAGGTGAATGGCGTCTGGGCGGCGGCGACCGTTACGCCACGCTGTACCCGGCTACCGGCGAAGCCGTCGCTTATCTGAACGCCGCCAGCGTGGCCGATGTCGAAGAAGCCATCGTCGGCGCCGACAAAGCCTTCCGCACCAGCGGCTGGGCCCAGAAGAAACCGCATGAACGCGCCATCGTCCTGTATCGCGTTGCGCAACTGATCCGCGAACGCGGCGAAGCGTTGGCGCAGCGCCAGCGTCTCGACAACGGCAAGCCGATCACCGAGACACGCAATCTGGTTGGCAGCGCTGCCGCGACCTTCCAATTCTTTGCTGCCGCTTGCGAAACATTGGAAGAAACCATCACGCCGATGCGCGGCGACAACCTGACCATGAGCGTCTACGAAGCCATGGGTGTGGTCGCTGCGATCACGCCATGGAATTCGCCGATTGCCAGCGAAGCGCAAAAGATGGCGCCCGCACTGGCCGCCGGTAACGCCGTGGTGGTCAAGCCTGCCGAAGTCACGCCGCTGATGGCGCTGGAACTGGCCAAGATCTGCGAAGAAGCCGGTGTGCCGAAAGGCCTCATCAGCGTGCTGCCCGGCAAGGGCTCCGTGATCGGCGACGCCATCACGCTGCATCCGCTGGTCAAGCGCGTGTCCTTCACCGGCGGCACCACCACCGGCAAGCACATTGCCCACATCGCGGCCGACAAGATGATGCCGGTCTCGCTGGAACTGGGCGGCAAGTCGCCGACCATGGTGTTTGAAGACGCCGACATCGACCACGCCGTGGCCGGTGTGCTGTACGGTATTTTCAGCAGCTCGGGAGAATCCTGTATCGCCGGTTCGCGCCTGTTTGTGGCGCGCAGCATTTACGACAGCTTCATGGAACGTCTGGCCGCAGGCGCAGCTGCGTTGCGCGTCGGCGATCCGGCTGACGAACGCACGCAAATGGGCCCGCTGATCACTGCGCGCCATCGCGAAGGCATCGAATCCTACGTCTCCATCGGTGTCGCTGATGGCGGTCGTATCCGCACCGGTGGTACGCGTCTTGCAGGCGATCAGTTTGCGCGCGGTTACTACTACTCGCCGACCATCATCGAAGGCGTCACCAACGATCAGCGCATCTGTCAGGAAGAAATTTTCGGACCGGTGCTGGTGGCGATGCCGTTCGACAATGAAGAAGATTTGATCGCTCAAGCCAACGACAGCGTGTACGCATTGGCAGCCGGCATCTGGACGCGTGACTACAAGAAGGCATGGCGTTTCGGCCGTGCGGTGCAGGCCGGCAACGTGTGGATCAACACCTACAAGCAGTTTTCGATTTCGACGCCGTTCGGGGGCTGGCGCGACAGCGGTCTGGGTCGCGAAAAGGGCCGTCTCGGCATCCTGCAGTACATGGAGCAGAAGAGCATGTATTGGGGATTGAACGAGAACCCGCTGCCGTGGGCCGGCTAAATTAAATGCGTTAATCGCCGCCGCGACCGTGAAGCATGCGTCGGGCGGCAACAAGGAGCAAGAAATGGATGTATTAGGAATCGACGAAATCACCTACGGCGCGGACGACATGCCCGCCTGCCGTCAGTTCTTCCTCGACTGGGGCATGACGTTGGCGCAAGGGAGCGCCGAGGCGTTGGTGTTCGAATCGCAAAACGGCTGCCGCGTGATCGTACGCAATAGCGCCGATCCGACTTTGCCGCCGGCCATCGAAGCCGGTCCGACCTTGCGTGAAGTGGTGTGGGGCGTATCGTCGACAGATGTGCTGCCGAAATTTGCGGAACGCATCAAGGATCAGCCGGGCTACATCAATGATGGCAAGCGCGTTGGCTGTACCGACCCAAATGGTCTGGCCATACGCTTTCAGGTTTCGCAAAAGCGCGACGTGCAAGTCGAGTGCGCCACCATGAACACCTGGAACGAAAAGAACCGCATCAACCAGCGCAGCCCGGTCTACGACCACGCCTCGCCGATCGAAGTCGGTCACGTGGTGTTCTTCGTCAAGGACGTCAAGGCCTGCGAAAAATTCTACTGCGAGAACTTCGGCTTCGTGCCGTCCGACCGCTATCCGGAACGCGGCGCTTTCCTGCGCTGCGCCGACGTCGGCGGCCACCACGACATCTTCCTGTTGCAACCGCCGGAAGCACGTTCGGGCCTGAACCACGTCGCCTTCACCGTGCGCGATATTCACGAAGTCTTCGGCGGCGGCATGCACATGTCGCGCAAGGGCTGGGACACGCAATTGGGCCCGGGTCGTCATCCGATTTCGTCGGCGTATTTCTGGTACTTCAAAAACCCCGCCGGCGGCCTGATCGAGTATTACGCCGATGAAGACCAGCTCGACGCCGACTGGGAGCCGCGCGATTTCGAACCGGGTCCGACGGTGTTCGCCGAATGGGCGATCGACGGCGGTATCGACGGCAATACCCGCCGTCAAAAGAATGCACAAGGGCCGACAGGAAAATTCCTGACCGACCGTCAGCCGACACACAAGTAATCGGAGCAAGTTAAATGTCTTCTTTCAAAATCGGTATTCTCGGCGCGGGCATTGGTGGTCTGACTGCCGCTATCGCGCTGCATCGCGCCGGCCATGATGTGGTCGTGTACGAACAGTCCAAGCAATTTCTGCGCGTCGGCGCTGACATCAATCTCACACCAAATGCTGTGCGTGCACTTGACGGTCTTGGCATCGCGGACGCTGTACGCCGTACCGCTGCGCGCCCGACCCATCGCATCAGCCGTACCTGGGACAGCGGTGAAGAAACCTCGCGTCTGGAAATGGGCGACACCGCCGAGAAGAAATACGGCGCACCGCAACTGACCATCCATCGCGCCGATTTGCTGACGGCGCTGGCGGAAGTGTTCCCGTCCGAGCGTGTGCAGTTCGCCAAGCGTGCCGAAGCGATTGTGGAAGATGCACAAGGCATCACACTGAGCTTCACCGACGGCACTACCGACAAGGTCGACGTGCTGATCGGCGGCGACGGCATTCACTCCGCCGTGCGCAGCGCCATGTTCGGCAAGGAAAGCCCGCGTTTCACCGGCGTGGTTGCGTTCCGCGCCGTGATCCCGGCCGACAGCGTGGCGCAGGTGCCGAACCTGCAAGCTTTCACCAAATGGTGGGGCCCGAATGCGGAAAGCCAGATCGTCACTTTCCCGCTTAACTGCGGCAAAGACATTTTCATCTTCGCGACCACTGCGCAAGAAACCTGGCACCTCGAATCGTGGACCACACCGGGCAGCGTGCAGGAACTGCGCGACAGCTACGCCGGTTTCCATCCAGACGCCACCGCGCTGCTGGACGCCTGCGATGAAGTGTTGAAGACCGCGCTGTACGAACGTGATCCGCTGCCGCACTGGTCCAAGGGTCACATGACACTGCTGGGCGACGCCAGCCATCCGATGATGCCGTTCATGGCGCAAGGCGCCGGCATGGCGATTGAAGATGCCGTGGTGCTGGCGCGCTGCCTGGAAAAAGTGACGACCGTCGGCGGTATCGATGAGGCGCTGCAAACCTATCAGGAACTGCGTCTGGAACGCACCAGCAAGATCCAGATCGGTTCGCGCGGCAACAACTGGCTGCGTGAAGGCGGCAATGCGGATTGGGTGTACGGCTACGACGCCTGGTCGGTTCCGCTTGAAGTGGAAACTGACGCCGAAACGGTCTGAGGGGCTGAGTGATGAGCGACACCGACAACAAGTCTGACCTGATGCTGCTGACCGTGCTGCTCAAGCACGATCAGTCGAAAAATCTGGAAGACATCCAGGCGCACATGAAGAAGGTGGGCTGGTGGGATCGCTTTCCCGTCGAAGGCACGCGCGTGGTGTCGTGGACCGTGGCCATGGGCCTGGGCCAGATCGTCACGCTGGAACTACCGCCGGCCTTGCTGCCGCTGGTGAACGTGGAGCTGGAACGCTCCGCCTGGGGCGTGTTCCGCACGGAATGCTACCCGACTTACGATTTTGTACCTGTGCGTGAGCGTATTCGCGAGCGCGTCAAGAATGGAGGCCAATAATGGTTGCAACAGTCACAGAGGTTTATCTCAATCCGCATCAGGCGCGTCGTCGTGCGCCGACCCAGTATGAAGATCTGCTGGGTGATTCCATCG
This genomic interval carries:
- a CDS encoding ABC transporter ATP-binding protein; the encoded protein is MIEIEFRNVGKSFVDRQTSQARAAVTNVNLSIRSGEVVSIIGPSGCGKSTLLNMGAGLYLPTSGEVIVGGQRVTKPVRNVAFMLQKDLLMPWRNIRANVSLGLEIDGVSAAERKRVADELLAKCHLKGFEEHYPYQLSGGMRQRAALARTLAVDPQVLLMDEPFSALDAQTKMVLQQDLAKMLYEKKKTALFITHDLVEAIALSDRLLVMSERPGTIIEEIEVNLPFRDNPLERRKLPEIGPLQGRLMELLKVGKETAELH
- a CDS encoding ABC transporter substrate-binding protein produces the protein MKKFLASFCSKLVLSAAVATTLATTALVPGIAHAAPEEVTYLLPAPPNSPAFAPWVLAQHKGYYADENLKINFIVAKGGVDVAKQIGAGNAVIGGAIGDTPIVVRANGIPVKAIAVLGAGSITMVAANANENIKSLKDLKGKTVTVMSYTDTTYYAFLGSLRTAGLSKTDVQIQAAGPAGVWQVFTAGKASAFAGVPDWVVNSTDAGAKVELLDNGGFKSMAQAILASDDTIKNKPELLKRLVRATLRGMQDIMKDPKAAANDYVAALPAYKGKEASIEATFEMYRKYVYAGQKTLGQIDAARMDSVQKFYVSEGIVTKATPVNELFTNQFVGTAR
- a CDS encoding ABC transporter permease; the protein is MSTPDNIPPAIKVKRPLLSERTRTVCGSLVVLVIFLAAWQWGPGWLGMPEYILPNLSHVLKESVVMWNNNDLLTHFGITAMEVVFGFLFGALLGLAVGVALGLSPRAEAMLSPYILALQIAPKVAFAPLFVMWLGYTIYPKIIVAVLIVFFPIMINVLSAIRTVDPDMVNLVRTLNAGRWQIFHLVEFRSALPALFSGLRIASTLSVIGVTVGELVGGNQGLGYLLVDGEGQGNTAAVFVAICALTLIGIVTYGVVVWAERRVLHYLPKVHTSTV
- a CDS encoding SDR family oxidoreductase, producing the protein MEQQDMTPSPQLSHQLLAGRRILITGAARGLGLAFATAVAEAGASVAMADILQDTLQGAVADLQKRGLKVAGFIVDLADPLSIDACANESVQWLGGLDGLVNNAAITNSGGKTTEQLSIEMWDKVMDVNVRGTWLMTNACLPALRQSGRGSVVNLSSDTPLWGATNLLAYVASKSAVIGMTRSLARELGGDNITVNAVAPGLTLVEATEYVPKERHQTYHDRRAIQRDQLPEDVCGAVVFALSDLSRFYTGQVMAVNGGFVMN
- a CDS encoding cupin domain-containing protein, translating into MTDMSEQNNVKRSWDQPEGSSFGDWMESRVARLSTRKYDWDALKFQADYDPKYRRAQMRYIGTGGTGVAVDTNVIPSEHFTFSTMIIPAGHEGPPHLHIDVEEVFFVLRGKLKLVLEKDGERFETILTDRDVVSIPPGVYREEINVGDEDALMCVMLGAKKPLTPTYPPEHPLASIKRG
- a CDS encoding alpha/beta fold hydrolase, coding for MTPHAPASVTCAETLRDSLSLLEGRFSESTVDIGNGKIVSYRSCGRGPVIVLLHGISSGAASWLQCALRLEQDAQVIAWNAPGYGRSTSLPQMQPTAADYAERLEQFLEALGITNCVLVGHSLGAMMASAYVGKGYKRASRLLLISPAQGYGSEAKRERGLKIAQERLDVLRTIGVEGMAERSPARMLSAQAGDAERAWVRWNIQWLNPAGYTQAVHMLCGDHLRAYAPRDSLGDVPATVYCGAEDVVTTPDHSRELAWNLNLPFHLIDNAGHACYIEQPGAVAAAIRHQLSGHLYKLS
- a CDS encoding IclR family transcriptional regulator; the encoded protein is MNKPVLPEDESQEKYLVPGLERGLRLLCEFSRQDKTLSAPELARRLDVPRSTVFRLLTTLERMGFVERNDGGRDYRLGMAVLRLGFEYLASLELTEIGRPLLDRLRDEIGYSCNLVVRDGRSIVYVAKSVTQTAFASHVNVGTRLPAHATVLGRVLLEDLTLAELRDLYPEEHLEVFSSNTPKTVVELFDMVQNDKMRGYVLQEGFFETSISTIAAPVRDHSGKVVAAMGATIPSPHIDTDQLDQIVLKVRDTAGELSRLLDHAPEKSGKVVNMWRE